From Rhodococcus antarcticus, the proteins below share one genomic window:
- a CDS encoding SDR family NAD(P)-dependent oxidoreductase, whose amino-acid sequence MSATSTHFRGKVAVVTGAGSGIGRALAVDLAGRGARLALSDVDPTGLAETVRQAEALGAEVRTDHLDVGEREAVFAYAEAVQEQFAAVNIVFNNAGISFSGEVEVSEFKDMERIMDVDYWGVVNGTKAFLPHLIASGDGHVVNTSSLFGLLAMPSQSAYNAAKFAVRGFTESLRQEMLIDGRPVKVSCVHPGGIKTNIVRNGTAAAGTDNAAVAALFDAKLARTTATEAARVILRGVEKGHARILVGADAKVLDVLVRITGSGYQRVITAVAPRIMPRRTSGL is encoded by the coding sequence ATGAGCGCCACCAGCACCCACTTCCGCGGGAAGGTCGCCGTGGTCACCGGCGCCGGATCGGGCATCGGCCGCGCCCTCGCGGTGGACCTCGCGGGCCGCGGTGCCCGGCTCGCCCTGTCCGACGTGGACCCGACCGGTCTGGCCGAGACGGTGCGCCAGGCCGAGGCGCTCGGTGCCGAGGTGCGCACCGACCACCTCGACGTGGGCGAGCGTGAGGCGGTGTTCGCCTACGCCGAGGCCGTGCAGGAGCAGTTCGCCGCGGTCAACATCGTGTTCAACAACGCCGGGATCTCGTTCTCCGGCGAGGTCGAGGTCAGCGAGTTCAAGGACATGGAACGCATCATGGACGTCGACTACTGGGGGGTGGTGAACGGGACCAAGGCGTTCCTGCCGCACCTCATCGCCTCCGGGGACGGGCACGTGGTGAACACCTCGAGCCTGTTCGGGCTGCTGGCGATGCCCAGCCAGAGCGCCTACAACGCCGCCAAGTTCGCAGTGCGCGGCTTCACCGAGTCGTTGCGCCAGGAGATGCTGATCGACGGGCGGCCGGTCAAGGTCAGCTGCGTCCACCCCGGCGGGATCAAGACCAACATCGTCCGCAACGGCACCGCCGCCGCCGGCACCGACAACGCGGCCGTCGCGGCCCTGTTCGACGCGAAGCTGGCCAGGACCACGGCCACCGAGGCCGCGCGGGTCATCCTGCGGGGGGTGGAGAAGGGCCACGCCCGGATCCTCGTCGGCGCCGACGCCAAGGTGCTCGACGTCCTCGTCCGCATCACCGGCTCCGGCTACCAGCGGGTCATCACCGCCGTCGCGCCCCGCATCATGCCGAGGCGCACCTCCGGGCTCTGA
- a CDS encoding flavin reductase family protein has translation MTSVIVPRPIAWVSSRSAAGVDNLAPHSFFTVAAVSPPVVQFTSVGRKDSLNNVEATGEFVVCLTTESLFEQVNATGTDFDPGTSEFDAVGLEREPSLRVAPPRVAASPVALECRLRQVIEIGNSFVVLGDVVHAAVDTAVLGEDGLADIGRLLPLSRLGRDEWGTTPPTREITRIRASEWPGHYQQG, from the coding sequence ATGACGTCGGTGATCGTGCCGCGGCCCATCGCCTGGGTGTCCTCGCGCTCCGCGGCGGGGGTGGACAACCTCGCACCGCACAGCTTCTTCACCGTCGCGGCCGTGAGCCCGCCCGTCGTGCAGTTCACCTCCGTGGGTCGCAAGGACAGCCTGAACAACGTCGAGGCCACCGGCGAGTTCGTCGTCTGCCTCACCACCGAGTCGTTGTTCGAGCAGGTCAACGCCACGGGCACCGACTTCGACCCCGGGACGAGCGAGTTCGACGCCGTGGGCCTGGAGCGCGAGCCGAGCCTGCGGGTGGCCCCTCCCCGGGTGGCCGCCTCGCCCGTGGCGCTGGAGTGCCGGTTGCGCCAGGTGATCGAGATCGGCAACAGCTTCGTCGTGCTCGGGGACGTCGTGCACGCCGCCGTGGACACGGCGGTGCTGGGCGAGGACGGGCTCGCCGACATCGGCAGGCTCCTCCCCCTGAGCCGGCTGGGCCGCGACGAGTGGGGCACCACCCCGCCCACCCGGGAGATCACCCGCATCCGTGCGTCCGAGTGGCCGGGGCACTACCAGCAGGGTTGA
- a CDS encoding class II aldolase/adducin family protein → MPPTFDSVADERLHRKQRLAAAFRLFSKAGFDEGVAGHITARDPEFPDTFWVNPFAMHFSLIKVSDLIRVDHAGTVVEGTWPVNPAAFAIHSQVHAARPDAVAAAHTHSTYGRALASLGQSLEPITQDACAFYEDQSLFDDFTGVVLDTEEGKRIAHALDDNKLVVLRNHGLLTVGSSVDSAAWWFLTAERSAQVQLTAKAAGTVVPIAEADAKQTYGVIGSEFLGWLSFQPIYDRIVAEQPDLLD, encoded by the coding sequence ATGCCCCCGACGTTCGACTCCGTCGCCGACGAGCGCCTGCACCGCAAGCAGCGCCTGGCCGCGGCGTTCCGGCTGTTCAGCAAGGCCGGCTTCGACGAGGGCGTCGCGGGGCACATCACCGCCCGCGACCCGGAGTTCCCGGACACGTTCTGGGTGAACCCGTTCGCCATGCACTTCAGCCTCATCAAGGTCAGCGACCTCATCCGGGTCGACCACGCCGGCACCGTCGTGGAGGGCACCTGGCCGGTGAACCCCGCCGCCTTCGCGATCCACAGCCAGGTGCACGCGGCTCGGCCGGACGCGGTGGCCGCCGCGCACACCCACTCGACCTACGGTCGCGCGCTCGCCTCGCTGGGCCAGAGCCTCGAGCCGATCACGCAGGACGCCTGCGCCTTCTACGAGGACCAGTCGCTGTTCGACGACTTCACCGGCGTGGTGCTGGACACCGAGGAGGGCAAGCGCATCGCGCACGCCCTCGACGACAACAAGCTCGTGGTGCTGCGCAACCACGGGCTGCTCACCGTGGGCAGCTCGGTGGACAGCGCGGCGTGGTGGTTCCTCACCGCCGAGCGCAGCGCGCAGGTGCAGCTGACCGCCAAGGCGGCGGGCACCGTGGTCCCCATCGCCGAGGCGGACGCGAAGCAGACCTACGGCGTGATCGGCAGCGAGTTCCTGGGCTGGCTCAGCTTCCAGCCGATCTACGACCGCATCGTCGCCGAGCAGCCCGACCTGCTCGACTAG
- a CDS encoding S41 family peptidase has translation MLSPANDSYLHHPTLHGDLVGFLAHDDVWLAPVAGGRAWQVTADAAPTKDLRFSPDGTHLAHLSQRDGAPELHVVPAGGGESVRTTWWGDAGARVLGWADATHVHVATAWREPFRNKTWARSVPLDGGASVRLPHGPVTALDVAADGATVLGTGFGGRRRDPGMWKRYRGGTAGRLWVDATGGGEFTRLLPELTAQLTAPMWVAGRVAFLSDHEGVGNVYSVTPDGADLRRHTDHADFYARHASTDGARVVYAVAGELWVLDGLDADSQPHRLDLRTGGPRSARTAAPVAAGKHLGEVAVAADGRASAVEVRGSIQWVTHADGPVRTLAAGSGVRARLPRLLGPEVVWVDDATGEDGLVVSDADGTTRRTLAAGELGRVVGLAAAPDGSSLAVGTHDGRLLLVAPADGAVRELASTRDGTVEDLVFSPDSAWLAWSHPDRHDLSQIRLARPADGVVHDASPLRFADTEPVFTLDGKHLAFLSTRTFDPVYDEHVFDLGFPAGTRPQLLALAAATPSPFAPSAAGRGPAPQTGPDDGPPAVVVDVEGLTDRAVAVPVPAGRYSGLRAVEGGLVWLREGVHGVLGDARATPSAEAPRPTLERLTLATGVTTVLAEGVDDVRASGDGTRLVVRDGESLRSVPAGRKASADAEKGDPAAAVDVDLGRLRVLVRPTDEWHQMLDEAWRLMRDHFWVADMAGNDWPDVLDRYRPLVERLATRDDLSDLIWEVQGELGTSHAYETPPERPATAAHRLGHLGVDLDLGADGLWRIARVLPGEPSAATGRSPLRAPGVGAVQGCAVVAVDGRGVDAVQGPGPLLVGTAGTPVELRLRAADGAERTVVVVPVGEEAPLRYFDWVAERRAVVHAATGGRVGYLHVPDMMGGGWAQLHRDLHTQISADAVLLDVRSNGGGHTSQLVVEKLARRLTGWSVPRGKRAGTYPDDVRRGPMVTITDENAGSDGDIVTAMIQERGLGPVVGMRSWGGVVGIDGKFRLVDGTAVTQPRYATWIVNRGWSVENHGVDPDVEVPVPPQAWAAGLDPQLDTALELVLAELERSPAAVAPTTDDHASTAPGVLPPRP, from the coding sequence GTGCTGAGCCCTGCGAACGACTCCTACCTGCACCACCCCACGCTGCACGGCGACCTCGTCGGGTTCCTCGCCCACGACGACGTCTGGCTCGCACCTGTGGCCGGGGGTCGCGCGTGGCAGGTCACCGCCGACGCCGCGCCCACCAAGGACCTGCGCTTCTCCCCGGACGGCACGCACCTGGCGCACCTGAGCCAGCGCGACGGGGCTCCGGAGCTGCACGTCGTCCCGGCGGGGGGCGGCGAGAGCGTGCGCACCACGTGGTGGGGCGACGCGGGCGCACGGGTGCTCGGCTGGGCCGACGCCACGCACGTGCACGTGGCCACCGCCTGGCGGGAGCCCTTCCGCAACAAGACGTGGGCGCGCTCGGTCCCCCTGGACGGCGGTGCGTCGGTGCGCCTGCCGCACGGGCCGGTCACCGCGCTGGACGTGGCTGCCGACGGGGCGACCGTGCTCGGCACCGGTTTCGGCGGGCGACGGCGCGACCCGGGCATGTGGAAGCGCTACCGCGGCGGCACGGCCGGACGGCTCTGGGTGGACGCCACCGGAGGTGGGGAGTTCACCCGCCTGCTGCCCGAGCTCACCGCCCAGCTCACCGCGCCCATGTGGGTGGCCGGACGGGTCGCGTTCCTCTCCGACCACGAGGGCGTGGGCAACGTCTACTCGGTGACCCCCGACGGCGCCGACCTGCGCCGGCACACCGACCACGCGGACTTCTACGCCCGGCACGCCAGCACCGACGGCGCCCGGGTGGTCTACGCCGTGGCCGGGGAGCTGTGGGTGCTCGACGGTCTCGACGCCGACTCGCAGCCGCACCGCCTGGACCTCCGCACCGGCGGCCCGCGCTCGGCCCGCACCGCCGCGCCGGTGGCCGCGGGCAAGCACCTCGGTGAGGTCGCCGTGGCCGCCGATGGCCGGGCGAGCGCGGTGGAGGTGCGCGGCAGCATCCAGTGGGTGACCCACGCGGACGGCCCGGTGCGCACCCTGGCCGCCGGCTCCGGCGTGCGGGCCCGGCTGCCCCGCCTGCTGGGCCCGGAGGTGGTGTGGGTGGACGACGCCACCGGCGAGGACGGTCTCGTGGTCAGCGACGCCGACGGCACCACCCGGCGCACCCTGGCCGCCGGCGAGCTCGGCCGGGTGGTGGGGCTCGCCGCCGCCCCGGACGGCTCGAGCCTCGCGGTGGGCACCCACGACGGGCGCCTGCTGCTCGTGGCCCCCGCCGACGGTGCGGTCCGGGAGCTGGCGTCCACCCGGGACGGGACCGTCGAGGACCTGGTGTTCTCCCCGGACTCGGCGTGGCTGGCGTGGTCGCACCCCGACCGGCACGACCTGAGCCAGATCAGGCTCGCGCGGCCGGCCGACGGCGTGGTGCACGACGCCTCGCCGCTGCGCTTCGCCGACACCGAGCCCGTGTTCACCCTGGACGGCAAGCACCTGGCGTTCCTCTCCACCCGGACCTTCGACCCCGTCTACGACGAGCACGTCTTCGACCTGGGGTTCCCCGCCGGCACCCGGCCCCAGCTGCTGGCGCTCGCCGCGGCCACCCCGTCGCCGTTCGCGCCCTCCGCCGCCGGTCGTGGGCCGGCACCGCAGACGGGTCCCGACGACGGGCCCCCCGCCGTGGTCGTGGACGTCGAGGGGCTCACCGACCGCGCCGTGGCCGTCCCCGTCCCCGCCGGCCGGTACTCCGGGCTGCGCGCCGTCGAGGGCGGGCTGGTGTGGCTGCGCGAGGGGGTGCACGGCGTCCTCGGCGACGCCCGCGCCACCCCGTCGGCCGAGGCGCCCCGTCCGACGCTGGAGCGGCTGACCCTCGCCACCGGCGTCACCACAGTGCTGGCCGAGGGCGTGGACGACGTCCGGGCGAGCGGCGACGGCACCCGGCTCGTGGTGCGCGACGGCGAGTCGCTGCGCTCGGTGCCAGCCGGTCGCAAGGCTTCCGCCGACGCCGAGAAGGGCGACCCGGCCGCCGCCGTGGACGTCGACCTGGGCCGGCTGCGCGTGCTGGTCCGACCGACCGACGAGTGGCACCAGATGCTCGACGAGGCCTGGCGGCTGATGCGCGACCACTTCTGGGTGGCCGACATGGCGGGCAACGACTGGCCCGACGTGCTGGACCGCTACCGCCCCCTGGTGGAGCGCCTGGCCACCCGGGACGACCTCTCCGACCTGATCTGGGAGGTCCAGGGCGAGCTGGGCACCTCGCACGCGTACGAGACCCCGCCGGAGCGCCCCGCCACGGCCGCCCACCGGCTCGGGCACCTCGGGGTGGACCTCGATCTCGGCGCGGACGGTCTCTGGCGCATCGCCAGGGTGCTGCCCGGCGAGCCGTCCGCGGCCACCGGGCGCTCGCCGCTGCGCGCCCCCGGGGTCGGAGCGGTGCAGGGCTGCGCCGTCGTCGCCGTGGACGGACGTGGCGTCGACGCCGTCCAGGGTCCCGGCCCGCTGCTCGTCGGCACCGCCGGCACGCCCGTCGAGCTGCGGCTGCGCGCCGCGGACGGCGCCGAGCGCACCGTGGTGGTGGTGCCCGTGGGTGAGGAGGCGCCGCTGCGCTACTTCGACTGGGTGGCCGAGCGCCGCGCCGTGGTGCACGCCGCCACCGGCGGCCGGGTGGGCTACCTGCACGTGCCGGACATGATGGGCGGCGGCTGGGCCCAGCTGCACCGCGACCTGCACACCCAGATCTCCGCCGACGCGGTGCTGCTGGACGTGCGCAGCAACGGCGGCGGGCACACCTCGCAGCTGGTGGTGGAGAAGCTCGCCCGCCGGCTCACCGGGTGGAGCGTGCCGCGGGGCAAGCGGGCCGGCACCTACCCCGACGACGTCCGCCGCGGTCCCATGGTCACCATCACCGACGAGAACGCGGGCTCCGACGGCGACATCGTCACCGCGATGATCCAGGAGCGCGGCCTGGGACCCGTCGTGGGGATGCGCAGCTGGGGCGGGGTGGTCGGCATCGACGGGAAGTTCCGGCTGGTCGACGGCACCGCGGTGACGCAGCCGCGCTACGCCACGTGGATCGTCAACCGCGGGTGGTCGGTGGAGAACCACGGCGTGGACCCCGACGTGGAGGTGCCGGTGCCGCCGCAGGCGTGGGCCGCGGGGCTCGACCCGCAGCTGGACACGGCCCTCGAGCTGGTGCTGGCCGAGCTGGAGCGCAGCCCCGCCGCCGTGGCGCCGACGACCGACGACCACGCCTCCACCGCCCCCGGGGTGCTGCCGCCCCGCCCGTGA
- a CDS encoding DUF3592 domain-containing protein — protein MTSRTRSRLHRAVLVVAAGLTVLAVLLVVAAFSDDRAITGHRGTAVADVLSVSPRSAAISFTTPDGVTHAPQLGVLYPTGLTAGQRIDVEYSTVNPNLVRVAGRGWTLALLPAGSVVVVTWLVAAGALALLHRRVRPVPAELS, from the coding sequence GTGACGTCCCGCACCCGGTCCCGCCTGCACCGCGCGGTGCTCGTGGTGGCAGCGGGCCTCACGGTGCTGGCGGTGCTGCTGGTCGTCGCCGCGTTCAGCGACGACCGCGCGATCACCGGGCACCGGGGCACGGCCGTCGCGGACGTGCTCAGCGTCTCCCCGCGCAGCGCTGCCATCAGCTTCACCACCCCGGACGGCGTCACCCACGCCCCACAGCTTGGCGTTCTCTACCCCACCGGGCTGACGGCCGGCCAGCGCATCGACGTCGAGTACTCGACGGTGAACCCCAACCTCGTGCGGGTGGCCGGGCGCGGCTGGACGCTCGCGCTGCTTCCGGCCGGCTCCGTGGTGGTCGTGACCTGGCTCGTGGCGGCCGGCGCGCTGGCGCTGCTGCACCGTCGGGTGCGCCCCGTGCCCGCCGAGCTCAGCTGA
- the menD gene encoding 2-succinyl-5-enolpyruvyl-6-hydroxy-3-cyclohexene-1-carboxylate synthase, with the protein MNRSTALARVLVDELVRGGVREAVLCPGSRNAPLSYALHAADAAGALRLHVRVDERSAGFLALGLALASGAPVPVVTTSGTAVANLHPAVLEASHAGVPLLVLSADRPGELLGSGANQTVDQRGLFGGAVREAVVLGGDVPARWRAAVGRVLAAATGARTGHPGPVQLDVPLAEPLVPDGEGFPAGRSDGGPWTRVLPCTVDAPVELDVTLPTLVVAGAAAPAGPCLPTVAEPGASAPMLPVHPLALGALEPEQVVVLGRPTLHREVARLLGSGVPVHVVGSGAGWTDVAATATSVGTRLVTVGASPRGWVDVCAAASARAVAAVDRVLDAAGDTTGLHVARAVCRSLAGGDLLVLGSSNPVRDAALTGLPAPGVRVLSNRGVAGIDGTVSTAIGAALAHPAGAAPGRALALLGDLTFLHDSGGLLLGPHEPRPDLTLVVANDDGGGIFATLEQGAPERAAAFERVFGTPHGTDLAALCTAHGVPHARVTVDELSAALSAQQGGLRVLEVRTERSGLRELHARLRAATT; encoded by the coding sequence GTGAACCGCTCGACCGCGCTGGCCCGCGTCCTGGTCGACGAGCTGGTCCGCGGCGGGGTGCGCGAGGCCGTGCTCTGCCCCGGCAGCCGCAACGCCCCCCTGTCCTACGCCCTGCACGCGGCGGACGCCGCCGGGGCGCTGCGGCTGCACGTGCGGGTGGACGAGCGCTCCGCCGGCTTCCTGGCCCTCGGGCTGGCCCTGGCCAGCGGTGCTCCCGTGCCCGTGGTGACCACCTCCGGCACCGCCGTGGCGAACCTGCACCCGGCCGTCCTGGAGGCCTCCCACGCAGGGGTGCCGCTGCTCGTGCTGTCGGCCGACCGGCCCGGCGAGCTGCTGGGGTCCGGGGCGAACCAGACGGTGGACCAGCGCGGCCTGTTCGGGGGTGCGGTGCGCGAGGCCGTGGTGCTCGGCGGGGACGTCCCGGCCCGGTGGCGGGCTGCGGTGGGCCGGGTGCTCGCCGCGGCCACCGGAGCACGGACGGGTCACCCCGGTCCCGTCCAGCTGGACGTGCCCCTCGCGGAGCCGCTGGTGCCCGACGGTGAGGGGTTCCCGGCCGGGCGGTCCGACGGGGGACCGTGGACCCGGGTGCTGCCGTGCACGGTCGACGCGCCGGTCGAGCTGGACGTCACGCTGCCGACCCTGGTGGTCGCAGGGGCAGCAGCCCCCGCCGGGCCCTGCCTCCCGACCGTCGCCGAGCCCGGGGCGTCCGCGCCGATGCTGCCCGTCCACCCCCTGGCGCTGGGTGCGCTGGAGCCGGAGCAGGTGGTCGTGCTCGGCCGGCCCACCCTGCACCGCGAGGTGGCCCGGCTGCTCGGCTCGGGCGTTCCCGTGCACGTGGTGGGCTCCGGCGCCGGGTGGACGGACGTCGCGGCCACGGCCACCTCCGTGGGCACCCGCCTGGTCACGGTCGGCGCGTCCCCGCGGGGCTGGGTCGACGTCTGCGCGGCGGCGTCGGCGCGGGCGGTCGCGGCGGTGGACCGGGTGCTCGACGCGGCCGGCGACACCACCGGCCTGCACGTCGCCAGGGCGGTGTGCCGGTCGCTGGCCGGGGGCGACCTGCTCGTGCTGGGCTCGTCCAACCCCGTGCGCGACGCCGCGCTGACCGGGCTGCCCGCGCCGGGGGTGCGGGTGCTGTCCAACCGCGGGGTGGCCGGCATCGACGGCACGGTGTCCACCGCGATCGGGGCGGCGCTGGCCCACCCCGCCGGCGCTGCGCCGGGCCGCGCGCTGGCCCTGCTGGGCGACCTCACGTTCCTGCACGACTCCGGTGGGCTGCTGCTCGGCCCGCACGAGCCGCGACCGGACCTCACGCTCGTGGTCGCCAACGATGACGGTGGCGGCATCTTCGCCACCCTCGAGCAGGGCGCGCCCGAGCGGGCCGCGGCCTTCGAGCGGGTCTTCGGCACCCCGCACGGCACCGACCTCGCCGCGCTGTGCACGGCGCACGGGGTGCCGCACGCGCGGGTCACCGTCGACGAGCTGTCCGCCGCCCTGTCCGCGCAGCAGGGTGGACTCCGCGTGCTCGAGGTGCGGACCGAGCGCTCCGGGCTGCGCGAGCTGCACGCGCGGTTGCGCGCCGCCACCACCTGA
- a CDS encoding isochorismate synthase has protein sequence MSTATRAPVEQLLARSRRVEHDGDLLDLLPSADHVCSWVREGEGLVGWGEVARVVTAGPRRAEDAQAWWDRLCAGLDVEDEVRLPGSGPVAFTSIAFADEPGTSVLVVPRVVAGRRDGVTWVTEIGPTRTDAVEPVGAPRGLRYSADPVRWRAAVGAAVTRIRAGELDKVVLARDLVVEADDAIDPRFVLSHLAARYPSCWTFAVDGMVGATPELLVRRSGPQVSSRVLAGTTWPHDGVTEAELAAELRASTKDQGEHRYALTSLVAALERVCARVEVQETEVLQLRNVAHLATTVTGDLADATTGVLTVAAALHPTAAVGGTPTEVAVRVIAELEGMDRGRYAGPVGWVDAHGDGELGLALRSAELAGATARLFAGGGIVADSDPDHELAETDAKLVPVRDALEGVEA, from the coding sequence ATGAGCACCGCCACCCGCGCGCCCGTCGAGCAGCTGCTCGCGCGGAGCCGCCGCGTGGAGCACGACGGGGACCTGCTGGACCTGCTGCCCTCCGCCGACCACGTGTGCTCCTGGGTGCGGGAGGGCGAGGGGCTGGTCGGCTGGGGCGAGGTCGCGCGCGTCGTCACCGCCGGTCCGCGTCGCGCCGAGGACGCGCAGGCCTGGTGGGACCGGCTGTGCGCAGGGCTGGACGTCGAGGACGAGGTCCGGCTGCCGGGGTCCGGTCCCGTGGCCTTCACGTCCATCGCCTTCGCCGACGAACCGGGCACGTCGGTCCTCGTGGTGCCCCGGGTGGTGGCCGGCCGCCGCGACGGCGTCACGTGGGTCACCGAGATCGGACCGACGCGGACCGACGCCGTCGAGCCGGTGGGTGCACCCCGGGGGCTGCGGTACTCGGCCGATCCCGTGCGCTGGCGGGCGGCGGTGGGGGCGGCCGTCACCCGCATCCGCGCCGGCGAGCTGGACAAGGTGGTGCTGGCCCGCGACCTGGTCGTTGAGGCCGACGACGCCATCGACCCACGCTTCGTGCTGAGCCACCTGGCCGCGCGCTACCCCTCGTGCTGGACGTTCGCGGTGGACGGGATGGTGGGCGCGACCCCCGAGCTGCTCGTGCGCCGCAGCGGCCCGCAGGTGTCCTCCCGGGTCCTCGCCGGCACCACGTGGCCGCACGACGGGGTCACCGAGGCCGAGCTCGCCGCCGAGCTGCGGGCCTCGACCAAGGACCAGGGCGAGCACCGGTACGCGCTGACCTCGCTGGTCGCCGCGCTGGAGCGGGTGTGCGCCCGCGTCGAGGTGCAGGAGACCGAGGTGCTGCAGCTGCGCAACGTCGCCCACCTGGCCACCACCGTGACCGGCGACCTGGCCGACGCGACCACGGGGGTGCTGACCGTCGCCGCCGCGCTGCACCCCACGGCCGCGGTGGGCGGTACCCCGACCGAGGTGGCCGTGCGGGTGATCGCCGAGCTCGAGGGCATGGACCGTGGGCGCTACGCCGGACCGGTGGGCTGGGTGGACGCCCACGGCGACGGGGAGCTCGGCCTGGCGCTGCGCAGCGCGGAGCTGGCCGGCGCGACGGCGCGGCTGTTCGCCGGGGGCGGCATCGTGGCCGACTCCGACCCCGACCACGAGCTCGCCGAGACCGACGCCAAGCTCGTGCCCGTGCGGGACGCGCTGGAGGGCGTGGAGGCCTGA
- a CDS encoding flavin-containing monooxygenase — translation MTTATQPAGTPTSPTDRPTDVGVLVIGSGFSGLAAAIKMAEQGRTDFVVIERGADVGGTWRDNTYPGAACDVPSHLYSYSFELNPGWTRSFSQQGEIQTYLQGVAHKHGVLDRHRFSTEVTSARWDEATGTWDVQTTGGAYRARVVISAVGALCEPRLPDIPGIESFGGTVFHSARWDHEAELAGARVAVIGTGASAIQIVPAIAEQVERLDVYQRTAPWLLPRNDRAYTALERTAFRRVPGFQRLSRALIYGARELQVLALAKHPELTRLLQLVAAKKIRDEVADPALRAKVTPSWRIGCKRMLISNAWYPALQRPNVELVTDPIAEIRPNAVVTADGTVREVDALVVATGFQVTDSPAYEVITGADGRTLAQTWRESGMQAYKGASVAGFPNMFFLVGPNTGLGHSSMVYMIESQVGYVLDALKTLDERRLATVEVRREAMDTYNAELQRKLARTVWTTGGCGSWYLDAHGNNTTLWPDFTFAFRRATRHFDIDAYRTSPRVAPRTTREGASA, via the coding sequence GTGACCACAGCCACCCAGCCCGCCGGAACGCCGACGAGCCCGACCGACCGGCCCACCGACGTCGGCGTCCTGGTCATCGGGAGCGGGTTCTCGGGCCTGGCCGCGGCGATCAAGATGGCCGAGCAGGGCCGGACCGACTTCGTCGTCATCGAGCGCGGTGCGGACGTCGGCGGAACGTGGCGGGACAACACCTACCCGGGGGCGGCGTGCGACGTGCCCTCGCACCTGTACTCGTACTCCTTCGAGCTGAACCCGGGCTGGACGCGATCGTTCTCCCAGCAGGGCGAGATCCAGACCTACCTGCAGGGCGTGGCCCACAAGCACGGCGTGCTGGACCGACACCGCTTCAGCACCGAGGTCACCTCCGCCCGCTGGGACGAGGCCACCGGCACCTGGGACGTGCAGACCACCGGCGGGGCCTACCGCGCCCGGGTCGTCATCTCCGCCGTCGGAGCCCTGTGCGAGCCGCGCCTGCCCGACATCCCTGGCATCGAGAGCTTCGGCGGCACCGTCTTCCACTCGGCCCGCTGGGACCACGAGGCCGAGCTCGCCGGCGCCCGGGTCGCCGTCATCGGCACGGGCGCCTCGGCCATCCAGATCGTGCCCGCCATCGCCGAGCAGGTGGAGCGCCTCGACGTCTACCAGCGCACCGCGCCCTGGCTGCTGCCGCGCAACGACCGGGCGTACACCGCGCTCGAGCGGACGGCCTTCCGCCGGGTGCCCGGTTTCCAGCGGCTCTCGCGTGCGCTGATCTACGGCGCCCGCGAGCTCCAGGTGCTGGCCCTGGCCAAGCACCCCGAGCTCACCAGGCTGCTGCAGCTCGTGGCGGCCAAGAAGATCCGCGACGAGGTGGCTGATCCCGCGCTGCGGGCGAAGGTCACCCCGAGCTGGCGCATCGGCTGCAAGCGGATGCTCATCTCCAACGCCTGGTACCCCGCGCTGCAACGACCGAACGTGGAGCTGGTCACCGATCCCATCGCCGAGATCCGCCCGAACGCGGTGGTCACCGCCGACGGCACCGTGCGCGAGGTTGACGCCCTCGTCGTCGCCACCGGCTTCCAGGTCACCGACTCCCCGGCCTACGAGGTCATCACCGGGGCCGACGGCCGCACGCTGGCGCAGACCTGGCGCGAGTCCGGCATGCAGGCCTACAAGGGTGCCTCGGTGGCGGGCTTCCCCAACATGTTCTTCCTCGTCGGGCCCAACACGGGCCTCGGCCACAGCTCGATGGTCTACATGATCGAGTCGCAGGTCGGCTACGTCCTCGACGCGCTGAAGACCCTCGACGAGCGCCGGCTCGCCACCGTCGAGGTGCGCCGGGAGGCGATGGACACCTACAACGCCGAGCTGCAGCGCAAGCTGGCCCGGACCGTCTGGACGACCGGCGGCTGCGGCAGCTGGTACCTCGACGCGCACGGCAACAACACCACGCTCTGGCCGGACTTCACCTTCGCCTTCCGGCGGGCGACCCGGCACTTCGACATCGACGCCTACCGCACCAGCCCCCGCGTCGCCCCGCGCACCACCCGAGAAGGAGCCTCCGCATGA
- a CDS encoding TetR/AcrR family transcriptional regulator — MSTDRKRLTPEARRAQLLALGVEMLATRTLDQLSVEEIAEQAGVSRGLLFHYFSSKQDFHLAVVREISRAMLEATEPDPALPALEAVRDSVSSFVDFVGENRDAYLALLRGPASSDPAMREVFDATRSAMAERTLRAVSGFGVTTGARERLAVRGWIAFTEETVVSWLSGEDLDREELLDLVTSAFVVLQPPGTLS, encoded by the coding sequence GTGAGCACCGACCGCAAGCGACTCACCCCCGAGGCCAGGCGCGCGCAGCTGCTGGCGCTCGGGGTCGAGATGCTGGCCACCCGCACCCTGGACCAGCTGTCCGTCGAGGAGATCGCCGAGCAGGCGGGGGTGTCCCGGGGGCTGCTGTTCCACTACTTCAGCTCCAAGCAGGACTTCCACCTGGCCGTGGTCCGGGAGATCAGCCGGGCCATGCTGGAGGCGACCGAGCCGGACCCGGCGCTGCCCGCGCTGGAGGCCGTGCGCGACTCGGTGTCGAGCTTCGTGGACTTCGTGGGCGAGAACCGGGACGCGTACCTGGCCCTGCTCCGCGGTCCGGCCAGCAGCGACCCGGCGATGCGGGAGGTCTTCGACGCCACCCGCTCGGCCATGGCCGAGCGCACCTTGCGCGCCGTGTCCGGCTTCGGCGTGACCACCGGAGCGCGGGAGCGCCTCGCGGTGCGCGGCTGGATCGCGTTCACCGAGGAGACGGTGGTGAGCTGGCTCTCCGGGGAGGATCTCGACCGCGAGGAGCTCCTCGACCTGGTGACCAGCGCGTTCGTGGTGCTGCAGCCGCCGGGGACCCTCAGCTGA